A single region of the Pontibacter kalidii genome encodes:
- a CDS encoding acyl-CoA reductase — MTLEHRIEAFVELGKQLQNLTPEERKAWAFSAASRNTWFTEENVSSALNGVITMLQEQYLREWLYPYHLKQVTPKKVGVVMAGNIPLVGFHDFLSVLISGHYLLAKLSSSDDMLMKRIANMLIAIEPAFGSRIEYVDLLKEADAIIATGSDNTARYFEYYFAKRPHIIRKNRTSIGVLTGHEETDDLKALGEDIFRYYGLGCRNVAKVFVPEGYTFDKFFEANQHRISLLDHHKYQNNYDYNKSILLVNRVHHFDNGFMLVQQSQNLVSPISVLFYDTFSSLSDLRHKLHEIKDKTQVVVSAHGWMDGSIPFGEAQCPMVWDYADGVDTIAFLQRL; from the coding sequence ATGACATTAGAGCACAGGATAGAAGCCTTTGTAGAACTGGGGAAGCAACTGCAGAACCTTACCCCGGAAGAGCGGAAGGCCTGGGCCTTCTCGGCTGCCTCGCGTAACACCTGGTTTACGGAGGAGAACGTATCCAGCGCCCTGAACGGCGTTATCACCATGCTGCAGGAGCAATACCTGCGTGAGTGGCTTTACCCCTACCACCTCAAACAGGTTACACCCAAGAAGGTTGGCGTGGTAATGGCGGGCAACATCCCGCTGGTTGGTTTCCACGATTTCCTGTCGGTGCTGATCAGTGGCCATTACCTGCTGGCCAAGCTCAGCTCCAGCGACGACATGCTCATGAAGCGCATCGCCAACATGCTCATCGCCATTGAGCCGGCCTTCGGCAGCCGCATCGAGTACGTGGACCTGCTGAAGGAGGCGGACGCCATTATCGCCACCGGCTCTGATAACACGGCCCGCTATTTTGAGTACTACTTCGCCAAGCGTCCGCACATCATCCGTAAGAACCGCACAAGTATAGGCGTGCTCACCGGCCACGAGGAGACCGACGACCTGAAGGCGCTGGGCGAGGATATTTTCCGCTACTACGGCCTGGGCTGCCGCAACGTAGCCAAGGTGTTTGTGCCGGAAGGCTATACGTTCGATAAGTTTTTCGAGGCTAACCAGCACCGCATAAGCCTGCTCGACCACCACAAGTACCAGAACAACTACGACTACAACAAATCCATACTGCTGGTAAACCGGGTGCACCACTTCGACAACGGCTTCATGCTGGTGCAGCAAAGCCAGAACCTGGTATCCCCTATCTCGGTGCTGTTTTACGATACGTTCAGCTCCCTTTCGGATTTGCGCCACAAGCTGCACGAGATAAAGGATAAAACCCAGGTGGTGGTGTCGGCGCACGGCTGGATGGATGGCAGCATCCCTTTTGGCGAGGCGCAGTGCCCTATGGTATGGGATTATGCCGACGGCGTGGACACGATCGCCTTCCTGCAGCGCCTGTAG
- a CDS encoding 4Fe-4S dicluster domain-containing protein yields MAIMITDECINCGACEPECPNTAIYEGGAEWTWGGGTALTEVEIDGGEVVPGDAPQTPISDEFYYIVSDKCTECMGFHEEPQCAAVCPVDCCVDDPDYRETEEELLAKKSWLHQEA; encoded by the coding sequence ATGGCTATAATGATAACCGATGAGTGTATAAACTGCGGAGCCTGCGAACCAGAGTGCCCGAACACCGCCATATACGAAGGCGGCGCGGAGTGGACCTGGGGTGGCGGCACCGCCCTGACAGAGGTAGAGATTGACGGTGGCGAGGTTGTTCCTGGCGATGCCCCGCAAACACCTATTTCTGACGAGTTTTACTACATCGTTTCCGATAAGTGCACCGAGTGCATGGGCTTCCATGAGGAGCCGCAGTGCGCCGCCGTTTGCCCTGTGGATTGCTGCGTAGACGACCCGGATTACCGCGAGACAGAGGAAGAACTGCTGGCCAAAAAAAGCTGGCTGCACCAGGAGGCGTAA
- a CDS encoding pentapeptide repeat-containing protein has translation MEGTTHEGKTFDKVVYPGKPSRNREFEQCTFRNCDFSGSDFSQNRFTDCTFIGCNLAMLKLGSSTLNNVVFRECKLTGVNFGECEEILFTVRFERCLLDYASFARRKMPKTQFIHTSLKGADLSNANLANAVFNDTDLHRAVFNYTNLSGADFSTAFNFEIDPEQNTIKKAKFSSYGLQGLLTKYNLQIV, from the coding sequence ATGGAAGGAACAACACACGAAGGCAAGACCTTTGATAAGGTGGTTTATCCCGGCAAACCCAGCCGGAACCGGGAGTTTGAGCAATGCACGTTCCGAAACTGTGATTTCTCCGGCAGCGATTTCTCGCAGAACCGATTTACCGACTGCACCTTTATCGGCTGTAACCTGGCCATGCTTAAACTGGGCAGCTCCACGCTAAATAATGTGGTTTTCCGGGAGTGTAAGCTGACGGGCGTAAACTTTGGTGAGTGCGAAGAGATACTGTTTACCGTGCGATTTGAGCGCTGCCTGCTGGACTACGCCTCCTTCGCGCGCCGGAAGATGCCCAAGACGCAGTTCATCCATACTTCGCTAAAAGGAGCCGATCTCTCCAACGCCAACCTCGCCAACGCTGTTTTCAATGATACCGACCTCCACAGAGCTGTGTTTAACTACACCAACCTCTCCGGAGCCGATTTTTCCACGGCCTTTAATTTTGAAATAGACCCGGAGCAGAATACGATCAAAAAGGCGAAGTTCTCCAGCTATGGGCTGCAGGGACTGCTCACCAAGTATAACCTGCAGATAGTTTAG
- a CDS encoding valine--tRNA ligase has translation MSISTKYNPKEVEKKWYDSWMQRGFFHSEPNPNKEPYTIVIPPPNVTGVLHMGHMLNNTIQDVLIRRARMQGKEACWVPGTDHASIATEAKVVAMLKEKGINKSDLTREEFLQYAWEWKEKYGGIILEQLKKLGASCDWDRTRFTMEEDLSAAVIEVFVDLYRKGQIYRGVRMVNWDPQGQTALSDEEVIPKDTMAKMYHLNYEVVADGTAEPAYITVATSRPETIMADVAVAVNPNDERYQHLHGKSVRIPLLGKEIPVILDEYVSIDFGTGALKVTPAHDLNDYELGQKHKLPTIDILNNDGTLNAQAQLYVGQDRFAARRNIVKDLQEAGLLVKVEEYASVLQTSERTGAVIEPRLSMQWWCKMDKMAQPALESVMNDEIRLHPPKFKNMYRSWMENVHDWCISRQLWWGQQIPAYYLPDGSFVVATSAEEALVLARKESGNENLQLSDLRQDEDVLDTWFSSWLWPISVFDGFKDPDNKDILYYYPTNDLVTAPEILFFWVARMIMAGFEFRNELPFKNVYLTGIVRDAQGRKMSKSLGNSPNPLDLIDQYGADGVRAGMLFSSPAGNDLLFDEKLVEQGRNFSNKIWNAFRLIKGWEVDESLPFPNETAVKWFDSRFNEAFVQIEDHFSKFRISDALLAVYKLVWDDFCSNYLEMIKPAYQQPIDKQTIDTTVGFLEKVLKVLHPFMPFITEEIWHELKERKPKEYLIVAPWPKKEKFDKEIIERMENVLNVIGSVRNIRNSKNIANSKQLDLYIKVMNSDNYEPFLGIMRKLGNLDEIKFVEESIEGAISFIVAGDEFFIPMEGNIDVEAERERLTKELEYTKGFLLTVDKKLSNERFVSGAPEAVIANERKKKADAEAKINAIEQSLAAL, from the coding sequence ATGTCGATTTCAACGAAATATAACCCCAAGGAAGTAGAGAAGAAGTGGTACGACAGCTGGATGCAGCGCGGCTTCTTCCACTCAGAGCCTAATCCGAACAAGGAGCCTTATACCATCGTGATCCCGCCGCCAAACGTTACGGGCGTGCTGCACATGGGCCACATGCTCAACAATACCATTCAGGATGTACTGATCCGCCGTGCGCGTATGCAAGGCAAGGAGGCATGCTGGGTACCGGGCACCGACCACGCTTCCATCGCCACAGAGGCGAAGGTGGTGGCTATGCTCAAGGAAAAAGGCATCAATAAAAGCGACCTGACCCGTGAGGAGTTCCTCCAGTATGCCTGGGAATGGAAAGAGAAATATGGCGGCATCATCCTGGAGCAGCTCAAGAAGCTCGGCGCCTCCTGCGACTGGGACCGCACCCGCTTCACCATGGAGGAGGACCTTTCTGCTGCCGTAATAGAGGTGTTCGTGGACCTGTACCGCAAAGGTCAGATCTACCGCGGGGTGCGGATGGTAAACTGGGACCCGCAAGGCCAGACAGCGCTCTCCGACGAGGAAGTGATTCCGAAAGATACCATGGCGAAGATGTACCACCTGAACTACGAAGTAGTGGCAGACGGTACGGCAGAGCCTGCCTACATAACCGTGGCTACCTCGCGCCCGGAGACGATCATGGCCGACGTGGCTGTGGCCGTGAACCCAAACGACGAGCGCTACCAGCACCTGCACGGCAAGTCGGTGCGTATTCCGTTGCTGGGTAAGGAGATTCCGGTAATATTAGATGAGTACGTAAGTATAGATTTCGGTACAGGCGCGCTGAAAGTAACGCCGGCCCACGACCTGAACGACTACGAGCTGGGCCAGAAGCACAAACTGCCAACCATCGACATCCTCAACAACGACGGCACCCTGAATGCGCAGGCGCAGCTGTATGTCGGCCAGGACCGTTTCGCGGCACGCCGTAACATCGTAAAGGACCTTCAGGAAGCCGGCTTGCTGGTGAAAGTTGAAGAGTATGCCTCTGTCTTGCAAACTTCGGAACGTACCGGTGCCGTGATTGAGCCGCGCCTCTCGATGCAGTGGTGGTGCAAGATGGACAAGATGGCCCAGCCTGCCTTGGAGTCGGTGATGAACGATGAGATTCGCCTGCACCCGCCTAAGTTCAAGAACATGTACCGCTCCTGGATGGAGAACGTGCACGACTGGTGTATTTCGCGCCAGCTGTGGTGGGGCCAGCAGATTCCGGCTTACTACCTGCCGGATGGTTCTTTTGTAGTGGCAACCAGCGCGGAAGAGGCGTTGGTTTTAGCCCGCAAAGAAAGCGGTAACGAGAACCTGCAGCTGTCAGACCTGCGCCAGGACGAAGATGTGCTCGATACCTGGTTCTCGTCGTGGCTATGGCCGATTTCAGTGTTCGACGGCTTCAAAGACCCGGACAACAAGGATATCCTTTATTATTACCCGACCAATGACCTGGTAACGGCTCCGGAGATCCTGTTCTTCTGGGTGGCGCGCATGATCATGGCTGGTTTTGAGTTCCGCAACGAGCTGCCCTTCAAGAACGTGTACCTGACCGGCATCGTGCGCGATGCGCAGGGCCGTAAGATGTCCAAGTCGCTGGGCAACTCGCCCAACCCGCTCGACCTGATCGACCAGTACGGTGCCGATGGTGTGCGTGCGGGTATGCTTTTCAGCTCGCCGGCCGGAAACGACCTGCTCTTCGATGAGAAGCTGGTGGAGCAGGGCCGTAACTTCTCGAACAAGATCTGGAACGCCTTCCGTCTGATCAAAGGCTGGGAGGTGGACGAAAGCCTGCCGTTCCCGAACGAGACAGCCGTGAAGTGGTTCGACTCGCGCTTCAACGAGGCGTTCGTGCAGATCGAGGATCATTTCAGCAAATTCCGGATCTCGGATGCGCTGCTGGCCGTGTACAAGCTGGTGTGGGACGATTTCTGCTCCAACTACCTGGAGATGATCAAGCCAGCCTACCAGCAGCCGATCGACAAGCAGACGATCGACACAACAGTCGGCTTCCTGGAGAAAGTGCTGAAGGTGCTGCATCCGTTTATGCCGTTCATCACGGAAGAGATCTGGCATGAATTGAAGGAGCGCAAGCCCAAGGAGTACCTGATCGTAGCGCCTTGGCCGAAGAAGGAGAAGTTCGACAAGGAGATCATCGAGAGAATGGAGAACGTGCTGAACGTGATCGGCTCTGTTCGTAACATCCGGAACTCCAAGAATATCGCGAACTCCAAGCAGCTGGACCTGTACATTAAAGTGATGAACAGCGACAACTACGAGCCATTCCTGGGCATCATGCGCAAGCTGGGCAATCTGGATGAGATCAAGTTTGTGGAGGAGAGTATAGAAGGCGCCATCAGCTTTATCGTGGCCGGCGACGAGTTCTTCATTCCCATGGAAGGCAACATCGACGTGGAAGCAGAGCGCGAGCGCCTGACGAAGGAGCTGGAGTACACCAAGGGCTTCCTGCTAACGGTAGACAAAAAGCTGAGCAACGAGCGTTTTGTGAGCGGCGCGCCAGAGGCCGTGATCGCCAACGAGCGCAAGAAGAAAGCCGATGCGGAGGCCAAGATCAACGCCATCGAGCAGAGCCTGGCGGCGCTGTAA
- a CDS encoding S8 family serine peptidase, whose product MKHLITLVVALVMFAGSALAQATLDKELKELLQTTTGSLGVVVTFHGNAAPTPADISLLNSLGITKGVTFKSLPIAGVLATASQIEGLASNPAVKSVYLNKKLTYFNYNGTNLTGVQRLRGDKLMTSRNNGMPVSGKGVGVMINDSGVDGTHDDIKLGTHLVQNVMGTTNLNSLDSMLPVTWLENVPNTDTNSGHGTHCAGSVGGNGAKSGGLYEGAAPGADLIGYGSGGALFILDAIGGYDYALTHQYEYGIRVISNSWGTSGDFDPNNPVNVASKKAYDRGIVSVFAAGNEGPSSDTHNPYAIAPWVISVGAGDKYGRLAEFSSRGVKGEGGVFSIDGETWTFENRPTIVAPGVDIVSTRVLGPVASLAAQQDIENLEPAHVPFYTHMSGTSMATPHVAGIVALMLEANPSLSPAQVKDILQKTATNMPNREPWEVGAGYVNAYAAVDYIFRSTPFGTALNLNRKFNSSINTSKEVQNFTIDYNPLLTANNQMQFSVAEGTTGIEAKITSGGLLGETGNPVNLILLAPDGTQYRSGIPVLFALTFDRGMAVASPMPGTWTLKIEGLQGVALPETITGSITSLQLSGTTGLNDIVGHPAEASIKMAVSARLADGLGGGYKPDEPLKRIQLADYLMMGQAVRQYFPTNGAVSFRDVSGNDLLLAESVTAKGAALRDRLHSYNGVMRTDGSGKFNPKANVNRAELAYSLVQSLGLQEQALQRNGKTVTVTVDGKKIPVEDAKDIPAGLEGYVSVALDMGLINAFYSVTQGPFDLLPQMHATFKPLQSVTRGEFAVIVTRTQTHWEATTQPVASTSSTSELQAEQALWEKSFSYPNPFTHVTTINYAVEKDGYVTIEVFDVLGNRVQTVLAEGKPAGKHSLQFDGSSLPGGTYIYRVEAGGKVTSNRMVLVR is encoded by the coding sequence ATGAAACACCTTATTACCTTAGTTGTAGCCCTCGTCATGTTTGCGGGATCTGCATTGGCACAGGCTACGCTCGACAAGGAGCTTAAAGAGTTGCTGCAAACAACTACCGGCTCGCTGGGGGTAGTTGTCACCTTCCATGGCAATGCAGCCCCTACTCCTGCCGACATTTCCCTGTTAAACTCTTTAGGTATCACCAAAGGAGTTACTTTCAAATCCTTGCCGATAGCCGGTGTACTTGCTACCGCTTCACAAATAGAAGGTCTGGCCAGCAACCCGGCTGTGAAATCAGTTTACCTCAACAAAAAGCTCACCTACTTCAACTACAATGGCACCAACCTGACAGGGGTGCAAAGGTTGAGAGGCGATAAGCTCATGACATCCCGTAACAACGGCATGCCTGTATCGGGCAAGGGCGTGGGCGTGATGATCAACGACAGCGGCGTGGATGGCACGCACGACGACATCAAACTCGGCACACACCTGGTACAGAACGTGATGGGCACCACCAACCTCAACAGCCTGGATAGCATGCTCCCGGTAACATGGCTGGAAAACGTACCTAACACCGACACCAACTCTGGTCACGGCACACACTGCGCCGGTAGCGTTGGCGGCAATGGCGCCAAGTCGGGTGGCCTGTACGAGGGTGCCGCTCCAGGCGCAGACCTGATCGGGTACGGCTCTGGTGGGGCACTTTTTATTTTGGATGCCATTGGTGGCTACGACTATGCCTTAACGCACCAGTACGAGTACGGCATCCGAGTAATCAGCAACTCCTGGGGCACCTCGGGCGACTTTGACCCGAACAACCCTGTGAACGTGGCCTCTAAGAAGGCTTATGACCGCGGCATTGTCTCTGTGTTTGCCGCAGGTAACGAAGGTCCAAGCTCCGACACGCATAACCCTTATGCTATTGCCCCATGGGTTATCTCGGTGGGCGCCGGCGACAAGTATGGCCGGTTGGCGGAGTTTTCCTCCAGAGGCGTGAAGGGAGAAGGTGGCGTTTTTAGCATAGATGGCGAAACCTGGACTTTCGAAAACAGACCAACCATTGTAGCTCCTGGCGTGGATATCGTTTCTACCAGGGTTCTGGGACCAGTGGCATCATTGGCTGCCCAACAGGACATAGAGAATCTGGAGCCTGCCCATGTCCCTTTCTACACACACATGAGCGGCACTTCTATGGCCACGCCCCACGTAGCTGGTATCGTAGCTTTGATGCTGGAGGCCAACCCTTCGCTCTCTCCTGCTCAGGTAAAAGACATCCTGCAGAAAACGGCCACTAACATGCCAAACCGTGAGCCCTGGGAAGTGGGCGCAGGTTATGTGAACGCTTATGCTGCCGTAGACTATATTTTCAGAAGCACTCCTTTCGGAACGGCTCTCAACCTGAACAGAAAGTTCAACAGCAGCATCAACACGTCTAAAGAGGTCCAGAACTTCACCATCGATTACAACCCCTTGCTAACTGCAAATAACCAGATGCAGTTCTCAGTAGCAGAAGGCACCACGGGTATCGAAGCTAAAATAACCTCCGGAGGATTGCTTGGCGAAACAGGCAACCCGGTAAACCTGATCCTGCTCGCGCCGGACGGCACACAGTACCGCTCGGGCATTCCGGTTCTCTTCGCCCTTACGTTCGACAGAGGGATGGCCGTAGCCTCTCCCATGCCGGGCACCTGGACGCTGAAGATCGAAGGCCTGCAGGGCGTTGCCTTACCTGAGACAATCACTGGCTCTATTACCAGCCTGCAGCTGAGCGGCACAACCGGCCTGAATGATATCGTGGGGCATCCGGCGGAAGCCTCTATCAAGATGGCTGTGAGTGCACGATTGGCAGACGGTTTAGGAGGTGGCTATAAGCCGGACGAACCGCTCAAGAGAATACAGCTGGCAGATTACCTGATGATGGGACAGGCTGTACGCCAGTACTTCCCTACGAACGGCGCTGTATCCTTCCGAGATGTGAGCGGCAACGACCTGCTATTAGCAGAGTCGGTAACAGCCAAAGGAGCCGCCCTCAGAGACCGCCTGCACAGCTACAACGGTGTCATGAGAACCGATGGATCAGGCAAGTTTAACCCGAAAGCAAATGTTAACCGGGCAGAACTGGCCTACTCGCTGGTGCAAAGCCTGGGCCTGCAGGAGCAGGCACTGCAGCGCAATGGCAAAACCGTTACTGTAACCGTAGACGGGAAGAAAATTCCGGTTGAGGATGCCAAAGATATTCCGGCCGGCCTGGAGGGTTACGTGAGCGTGGCCCTGGACATGGGCCTAATCAACGCCTTTTACTCCGTAACGCAGGGCCCGTTTGACCTGTTGCCGCAAATGCACGCCACATTTAAGCCGCTACAGAGCGTTACCCGTGGGGAGTTTGCCGTGATCGTTACCAGAACCCAGACCCACTGGGAGGCCACCACACAGCCAGTTGCTTCCACCTCCAGTACCTCTGAGCTGCAGGCAGAGCAGGCGCTATGGGAAAAGAGCTTTTCCTACCCTAACCCCTTCACGCATGTTACCACCATTAACTATGCGGTAGAGAAGGATGGTTATGTAACAATAGAGGTGTTCGACGTACTGGGCAACAGGGTGCAGACCGTGCTGGCCGAGGGCAAGCCTGCCGGTAAGCACAGCCTGCAGTTTGACGGCAGCAGCCTGCCAGGCGGCACCTATATTTACCGGGTGGAAGCCGGGGGCAAGGTAACCTCCAACAGAATGGTGCTGGTGCGCTAA
- a CDS encoding ThuA domain-containing protein: MKNKPVLYTLLLLLTCGVFSCTSAESDAAETMAQQEHEKKILVFSKTTGFRHKSIPAGKAALLQLGKEHKVAVDTTENAAVFTADSLAQYAVVVFLNTTKDVLDAEQQAAFEKYIQSGGGFAGVHAATDTEFNWPWYNQLVGAYFANHPEIQAAAIDVLDKNHPSTTHLPDRWEREDEWYNFKSMNPDVHVLANLDEKSYKGGENGEQHPIAWYHEFDGGRAFYTALGHTEESYREEAFLQHLWGGIKYAMGE; the protein is encoded by the coding sequence ATGAAGAACAAACCCGTACTTTATACTTTGTTACTGCTGCTTACCTGTGGCGTCTTTTCCTGTACATCGGCAGAGTCTGACGCTGCAGAAACGATGGCGCAGCAGGAGCACGAAAAAAAGATCCTGGTGTTTTCCAAGACCACTGGTTTCCGGCACAAGTCCATCCCGGCAGGGAAGGCGGCTTTGTTGCAGTTGGGAAAGGAGCACAAGGTGGCCGTTGACACTACCGAGAATGCGGCTGTTTTTACGGCCGATTCGTTAGCGCAGTATGCAGTTGTTGTGTTCCTGAACACCACCAAGGATGTGCTGGATGCGGAGCAGCAGGCCGCCTTCGAGAAGTATATACAGTCGGGCGGAGGCTTTGCTGGTGTACACGCGGCTACCGATACTGAGTTCAACTGGCCCTGGTACAATCAGTTGGTAGGCGCTTACTTTGCCAACCACCCCGAGATTCAGGCAGCAGCCATTGATGTGCTGGACAAAAATCACCCTTCCACCACACACCTGCCCGACCGTTGGGAGCGTGAGGACGAATGGTACAATTTTAAAAGTATGAACCCGGATGTACACGTGCTGGCCAACCTGGACGAGAAAAGCTACAAAGGCGGCGAAAACGGCGAGCAACACCCCATTGCCTGGTACCATGAATTTGATGGGGGCCGCGCGTTCTACACCGCCCTGGGCCATACGGAGGAGAGCTACCGCGAAGAAGCTTTCCTGCAGCACCTATGGGGCGGTATAAAGTATGCGATGGGAGAGTAA
- a CDS encoding carboxypeptidase-like regulatory domain-containing protein → MKQAFTFLLLLLTFASGAQSITLQGLVLSRDSDKPLPYVNIGIRNKNIGTASDEQGQFILSLPREHAQDTLTFSAVGYHEQAVPVREMASIKPLEVRLQEKVTPLQEVVVQRRKLKVRRLGVTGRLPVVWGNPDQKESRDIYEFANLIEVREKPSKLLSAHFYLSSSKLDSALFRINLYKSTNGQPGERLVEQSIVQRLPAKGGWVSVDLEALDIYAAEDFYLGIEYLPAEGAVRKAIMLGGKLGGSSYSRKASLGSWEKFVGASLSGYVTVMQ, encoded by the coding sequence ATGAAACAAGCTTTCACCTTTCTTTTGCTGCTGCTCACCTTTGCCTCGGGGGCGCAAAGTATAACACTGCAGGGCTTGGTGCTGTCCAGGGATAGCGACAAACCACTGCCTTATGTCAACATCGGCATTCGGAACAAAAATATCGGCACCGCTTCAGACGAGCAGGGACAATTCATACTTTCGCTGCCGCGGGAACACGCGCAGGATACGCTGACTTTCTCGGCTGTAGGGTACCATGAGCAGGCAGTGCCGGTACGGGAGATGGCAAGTATAAAACCGCTGGAAGTGAGGCTGCAGGAGAAGGTTACCCCTTTGCAGGAGGTGGTGGTGCAGCGCCGCAAGTTAAAAGTCAGAAGACTGGGGGTGACGGGGCGGCTGCCGGTGGTGTGGGGAAATCCGGACCAGAAGGAAAGCCGCGATATTTACGAGTTCGCCAACCTGATCGAGGTGAGAGAGAAGCCGTCGAAGTTGCTTTCGGCGCATTTCTATCTTTCCAGCTCTAAGTTAGACTCTGCCTTGTTCCGCATCAACCTTTACAAAAGTACCAACGGACAGCCCGGGGAGCGGCTGGTAGAGCAGAGCATTGTGCAGCGGCTGCCGGCCAAAGGTGGTTGGGTAAGCGTAGACCTGGAGGCCTTGGATATATATGCGGCGGAGGATTTTTACCTGGGCATCGAGTACCTGCCTGCAGAGGGCGCAGTCAGAAAGGCGATCATGCTGGGCGGCAAACTGGGCGGCTCCAGCTACTCCCGCAAGGCAAGCCTGGGCAGTTGGGAGAAGTTTGTCGGCGCCAGCCTGAGCGGCTATGTTACCGTGATGCAGTGA
- a CDS encoding enolase C-terminal domain-like protein produces MLKWHIEVLHLKLKHTTTFAPGTQATRVNFLVQVSDGEFSGFGEAAPEARYGESPELLLQQYKVLLMGGMPQVQSMEELLQLLEQHPPINALRFAIEAAYLHYFCQHKGIPVHQLLGQPQPEPQVTCFTLPALQPGEVAHYMHKYNLGRFRYLKLRVDPERGPELLQEVLRATEQPLVLDGHESWLDPGELLDFLNLLERGRILFMEQPMPASKAAAYAQIKNISPVPLVADESVTDVADLELLRTQFHGVSITPMRAGGYLNTVRLLKEAKRYDLMTVLGSGIETTLGAWSSMQLSSAFNFVDLDGFLMLEEEPFGLVHEQEGVLHLK; encoded by the coding sequence ATGTTAAAATGGCACATAGAGGTACTGCACCTCAAGCTGAAGCACACGACCACCTTCGCCCCCGGTACCCAGGCCACCCGGGTTAATTTCCTGGTGCAGGTGTCGGACGGTGAGTTTAGCGGCTTTGGCGAGGCAGCCCCTGAAGCGCGCTACGGCGAAAGCCCGGAGCTGTTGCTGCAGCAGTACAAGGTGCTGTTGATGGGCGGCATGCCGCAGGTACAAAGTATGGAGGAGCTCCTGCAACTGCTGGAGCAGCACCCTCCCATTAACGCGCTGCGCTTTGCCATAGAGGCTGCTTACCTGCACTACTTCTGCCAGCACAAAGGTATTCCGGTGCACCAGTTGCTGGGCCAGCCGCAGCCGGAGCCGCAGGTAACCTGCTTTACGCTGCCTGCCTTGCAGCCCGGGGAGGTGGCGCATTACATGCACAAGTATAACCTGGGCCGGTTCCGCTACCTAAAGCTGCGGGTAGACCCGGAGCGGGGGCCGGAGCTGTTGCAGGAGGTGCTGCGCGCCACGGAGCAGCCGCTGGTGCTGGATGGCCACGAAAGCTGGCTGGATCCGGGAGAACTGCTGGACTTCCTGAACCTGCTGGAGCGCGGCCGCATTCTTTTTATGGAGCAGCCCATGCCAGCCTCCAAAGCGGCAGCTTACGCCCAGATCAAAAACATTAGCCCCGTTCCGCTTGTTGCCGATGAATCGGTGACGGATGTGGCGGACCTGGAGCTGCTGCGCACGCAGTTCCATGGCGTAAGTATAACCCCGATGCGTGCCGGCGGCTACCTGAACACTGTGCGGCTGCTAAAGGAGGCGAAGAGGTATGACCTGATGACGGTGCTGGGATCGGGAATAGAGACCACGCTGGGCGCCTGGAGCTCCATGCAGCTGAGCAGCGCCTTTAACTTCGTGGACCTGGACGGCTTCCTGATGCTGGAGGAGGAACCCTTCGGGCTGGTGCACGAGCAGGAGGGAGTGCTGCACCTGAAATAA
- a CDS encoding MarR family winged helix-turn-helix transcriptional regulator, giving the protein MKIEDEIKQSAFRSEYHKAYINLVYTSGYLEQAQAALFKPFGITLPQYNILRILRGQHPKPATISLLIERMLDKTSNASRIVDKLEAKELVTRKQCPSDRRTVDVLITEKGLELLRQMDRLEGGKGTGLANLTEEEAAQLNMLLDKIRD; this is encoded by the coding sequence ATGAAGATAGAAGACGAGATAAAGCAAAGCGCTTTCAGGAGCGAGTATCATAAGGCTTATATTAACCTTGTGTATACTTCGGGCTATCTGGAGCAGGCGCAGGCGGCGCTGTTCAAGCCCTTCGGCATCACGCTGCCGCAGTATAATATCCTGCGCATCCTGCGCGGCCAGCACCCAAAACCGGCTACCATCAGCCTGCTGATCGAGCGCATGCTCGACAAGACCTCCAACGCCTCGCGCATTGTGGACAAGCTGGAGGCCAAGGAACTGGTTACGCGTAAGCAGTGCCCTTCCGACCGCCGCACGGTGGATGTGCTGATCACCGAGAAGGGTCTGGAGCTGCTCCGGCAGATGGATAGGCTGGAGGGTGGCAAAGGCACCGGCCTCGCTAACCTGACAGAGGAGGAGGCAGCGCAGCTGAACATGTTGCTGGACAAGATCAGAGACTAA